One Gigantopelta aegis isolate Gae_Host chromosome 1, Gae_host_genome, whole genome shotgun sequence genomic region harbors:
- the LOC121367574 gene encoding methionine--tRNA ligase, mitochondrial-like produces MISTRCRLSLYPWKRHHLLRHSQQKCLHTSLRLEHKYFVTTPIFYVNAAPHLGHLYTAVLADALTRWQRLVGNETLFSTGTDEHGLKVQQAASKNKVEPLEYCNQVSALFKRLFENANIGYDDYIRTTEPRHKESVQWFWERLDDAGCIYKDRYEGWYCVTDECYLSEDEVTDSTDGEGNKIKVSVESGNPVTWMTEDNYKFRLSQFTDRLSAWLDSGVIHPSKFEAMVRRWVEDLPELSVSRPSDRLPWGIPVPGDPSQTIYVWLDALVNYLTVAGFPGKITNWPPDCQIIGKDILRFHAVYWPAFLMAAGMDPPKRLLVHSHWMVDGFKMSKSRRNVVDPVKQMSTLSADGLRYFLMKEGVPHSDGNYSDAKAVECVNSDLVNTLGNLLSRCTSAAINPRQVFTEPSSRSLVQDLSRDEQAAFSQLNDLPDIVAEHYENVSIYKSLDAIMRQLNSANALMQHHQPWQLAKSNSASSRQHLDTVVHVAMETLRRCGILLQPVTPGVSDKLLSRLGISPDSRRLVNAKSAWPCESDLGPTTSVLLKRIDRQR; encoded by the exons ATGATCAGTACTCGATGTCGATTATCTTTATATCCCTGGAAGAGGCACCACTTGCTACGACATTCACAACAGAAGTGTCTCCATACATCATTGAGACTGGAACACAAGTACTTCGTCACAACTCCAATCTTCTATGTTAATGCTG CTCCTCACCTTGGCCATCTATACACAGCCGTCCTTGCAGACGCCTTGACCAGGTGGCAGAGACTTGTGGGTAATGAGACCCTGTTCTCGACTGGGACGGATGAACATGGACTAAAG GTTCAACAAGCTGCAAGCAAGAACAAGGTTGAACCACTTGAATACTGTAACCAAGTGTCTGCTCTCTTTAAG AGATTATTTGAGAATGCCAACATTGGATATGATGATTATATTCGAACTACAGAGCCAAGACATAAGGAGTCTGTTCAGTGGTTTtgg GAGAGGCTTGACGATGCGGGCTGTATTTACAAGGACCGATACGAAGGCTGGTATTGTGTGACAGATGAATGCTACTTGTCAGAAGACGAAGTCACAGACAGCACGGATGGagaaggaaataaaataaag GTTTCCGTTGAGAGTGGGAATCCTGTGACGTGGATGACGGAAGACAACTACAAGTTCCGACTGTCCCAGTTTACGGACAGACTGTCAGCCTGGTTAGACTCTGGAG TGATTCACCCAAGCAAGTTTGAAGCGATGGTTCGGCGATGGGTTGAAGATCTACCGGAGTTGTCTGTGTCGCGACCCAGTGATCGTCTCCCTTGGGGGATTCCTGTTCCTGGAGATCCATCGCAGACT ATTTACGTTTGGCTGGATGCTCTAGTAAACTATTTGACTGTAGCCGGCTTCCCTGGCAAGATAACTAACTGGCCACCCGACTGTCAAATTATCGGAAAAGATATTTTGAG ATTTCACGCAGTTTACTGGCCGGCGTTTCTGATGGCTGCGGGGATGGATCCGCCCAAACGGCTGCTTGTTCATTCCCACTGGATGGTCGACGGTTTCAAG ATGTCCAAGAGCAGGAGGAACGTGGTCGACCCGGTTAAACAAATGTCGACGTTGTCAGCTGACGGGCTGAGATATTTCTTAATGAAGGAAGGCGTCCCACACTCTGACGGAA ACTACAGTGACGCGAAGGCCGTGGAGTGTGTGAACAGCGACCTCGTCAACACCCTCGGCAATTTGCTAAGTCGGTGCACGTCGGCGGCCATCAACCCGAGACAGGTGTTCACCGAGCCCAGCAGTCGGTCCCTGGTCCAAGATCTCTCACGAGACGAGCAGGCGGCATTCAGTCAACTCAACGACCTGCCAG ATATAGTTGCGGAGCACTACGAAAATGTCTCCATCTACAAATCTCTGGATGCCATCATGCGACAGTTGAATTCAGCCAACGCCTTAATGCAGCATCACCAACCCTGGCAGCTTGCCAAGTCGAACAGCGCATCGTCACGGCAACACCTGGACACTGTGGTTCACGTTGCCATGGAGACTCTGAGGAGATGTGGAATACTCCTACAACCGGTCACTCCTGGTGTGTCGGACAAGCTGTTATCGAGACTCGGCATCTCGCCAGATAGCAGACGGCTGGTGAATGCCAAGAGTGCGTGGCCGTGTGAATCAGACTTGGGACCTACTACTTCAGTGCTGCTAAAGAGAATTGATAGACAAAGATAA